The following are encoded in a window of Rissa tridactyla isolate bRisTri1 chromosome 15, bRisTri1.patW.cur.20221130, whole genome shotgun sequence genomic DNA:
- the LOC128918070 gene encoding kelch-like protein 10, which translates to MTERKMSAVACTAFSGLCPEGKLGNGIISVDGIEFIAHKMILSSCSPYFRALFSSSWSNAERKVYQIPGTSSEMMRLLMEYAYTGTVPLTDDNVESLLIAADQFNVLDIVRLCCEFLKSQLCLENCISIWRFTGYYYCPDLREAAHEFILHHFEEVTRVSTEFLALSFNELECLLEKDELPVKEEAVFEAVLKWVAHDLQSRRQHVVV; encoded by the exons ATGAC ggagaggaagatgagcgCTGTGGCTTGCACCGCCTTCAGTGGGCTTTGCCCAGAAGGGAAGCTGGGCAATGGGATCATCAGCGTGGACGGCATTGAATTCATTGCTCACAAGATGATCCTCTCTAGCTGCAGTCCGTACTTCAG ggctttgttctccagcagctggagcaatGCCGAGAGGAAGGTCTATCAAATCCCCGGCACTTCCTCTGAAATGATGCGGCTCCTTATGGAATACGCCTACACCGGGACAGTGCCGCTCACGGATGACAACGTTGAAAGTTTGCTAATCGCGGCAGACCAGTTCAACGTCCTGGACATCGTCAGACTGTGCTGCGAGTttttaaaatcccagctgtgcttggaaaattGCATCAGCATCTGGAGATTCACAGGCTACTACTACTGTCCTGACCTGCGAGAAGCAGCCCATGAGTTCATCCTGCATCACTTCGAGGAGGTGACCAGGGTGTCCACAGAGTTTCTGGCGCTCTCCTTCAATGAGCTGGAATgcctgctggagaaggatgagctCCCTGTGAAAGAAGAGGCCGTGTTCGAGGCCGTTCTGAAATGGGTTGCCCAtgacctgcagagcaggaggcagcacgttgtagtc